In a single window of the Manis pentadactyla isolate mManPen7 chromosome 14, mManPen7.hap1, whole genome shotgun sequence genome:
- the SMTN gene encoding smoothelin isoform X2, which yields MADEALAGLDEGALRKLLEVTADLAERRRIRSAIRELQRQELEREEEALASKRFRAERQDNKENWLHSQQREAEQRAALARLAGQLESMSDVEELTALLRGAAEYEERKLIRAAIRRVRAQEIEAATLAGRLCSGRPNSGSREDSKGRAAHRLERCEVPEREEREQQGEVVEPTPTPERSSRDVTTVTLLVRAPPGGTSSPASPVSSPTTAPPEPPLEPAKAQCLAAEAAGSSEPPPSLPTAASPEPQEPPATPSTERQMANKLLPGPTEPPVAQGPTKGPSDTRRADLAGPRACQRSLSVLSPRQPTQNREPTPLASGPSPFQRAGSVRDRVLKFTSDSPMAAGLQDGPPRAALGPSTPARLLGPSHISTTPASSSRSSSSQGTRDASSRVSKEPRGTARPLAQLQNSPGEEGLGGRGLATRPLENGAGGPIACSEEPSAPLPVAIGTAEPGASMKTTFTIEIKDGRGQASTGRVLLPTGNQRAELTLGLRAPPTIFSSSGGKSTITHISSPGTLAQLGSVTHVTSFSHVPPSSQGGCSIKASYKDSDTASQRQQSLPLFPSSPRHRAPAIMPGVPGPGSELAAALEERLGLALEELRAVAEAGRAAVTQAAEAAASAMEPVARAAEELRAEASTLSRRLDALGRQVEVLSLRLGVPLVPDLEPELEPSELLLATADPEALFQAAEDAGTPVAHPPAFSTRRRSSVGPARSSSLMEPEPAEPPSAAVEVANGAEQTRLDKAPERRSPLSAAELMAVEDEGVLDKMLDRTTDFEERKLIRAALRELRQRKRDQRDKERERRLQEARTRPGEGRSNMATETTMQRSQRAADGSAVSTVTKTERLVHSNDGTRTARTTTVESSFVRRSENGGGSTMVQTKTFSSSSSKKMGSIFDREDEVSPRPGSLAALEKRQAEKKKELMKAQSLPKTSASQARKAMIEKLEKEGAAGPGGPRTGIQRSTSFGVPNANSIKQMLLDWCRAKTRGYEHVDIQNFSSSWSDGMAFCALVHNFFPEAFDYGQLSPQNRRQNFEVAFSSAEMLVDCVPLVEVEDMMIMGKKPDPKCVFTYVQSLYNHLRRHELRLRGKNV from the exons ATGGCAGACGAGGCCTTAGCCGGACTGGACGAGGGAGCCCTACGAAAGCTG TTAGAAGTCACAGCGGATCTGGCAGAGCGGCGGCGGATCCGCTCAGCCATCCGGGAATTGCAGCGACAGGAGCTGGAGCGCGAGGAGGAGGCCCTGGCATCCAAACGCTTCCGTGCCGAGCGTCAGGACAACAAGGAGAACTGGCTGCA CTCTCAGCAGCGGGAGGCTGAGCAGCGGGCTGCTCTGGCGCGGCTGGCAGGGCAGCTGGAGTCCATGAGTGATGTGGAAGAGCTGACCGCACTG CTGCGAGGTGCAGCTGAGTATGAGGAACGCAAGCTGATCCGAGCTGCCATCCGCCGTGTAAGGGCCCAGGAAATCGAGG cCGCCACCTTGGCTGGCAGGTTGTGCAGCGGACGTCCCAACAGTGGCTCAAGAGAAGACAGCAAGGGGCGGGCAGCGCACAGACTAGAACGGTGTGAG GTACCAGAACGAGAGGAACGGGAGCAGCAGGGAGAGGTCGTAGAACCAACCCCAACCCCTGAGCGCTCCAGCCGGGATGTCACCACAGTGACACTCCTGGTGCGGGCCCCACCTGGGGGCACAAGCAGCCCTGCCTCACCAGTCAGTTCACCCACCACTGCCCCTCCTGAGCCTCCACTGGAGCCTGCCAAGGCCCAGTGTCTGGCTGCTGAGGCTGCAGGCAGCTCCGAGCCACCCCCAAGCCTGCCCACAGCCGCCAGCCCTGAGCCCCAGGAGCCACCAGCAACCCCCAGCACTGAGAGGCAGATGGCCAACAAG CTCCTGCCTGGCCCCACAGAACCCCCCGTTGCCCAAGGTCCCACCAAAGGTCCCTCCGACACAAGGAGAGCAG ACTTGGCTGGACCCCGTGCCTGCCAACGCTCCCTGTCTGTGCTCAGTCCCCGCCAGCCAACTCAGAACCGAG AGCCCACCCCCCTTGCCAGCGGACCTTCCCCGTTCCAGCGGGCTGGTTCCGTTCGGGACCGCGTGCTCAAGTTCACATCTGATTCTCCTATGGCTGCTGGGCTCCAGGATGGCCCACCCCGGGCAGCCTTAGGTCCCTCGACCCCAGCAAGGCTCCTGGGCCCCTCCCACATCAGCACcacccctgcctcctcctccaggagCTCCTCCTCACAGGGCACCAGGGACGCCTCCTCCCGGGTCAGCAAGGAGCCGCGAGGAACAGCCCGGCCCCTGGCCCAGCTTCAGAACTCCCCCGGGGAGGAGGGCCTAGGGGGGCGGGGCTTGGCCACTAGGCCCCTTGAAAACGGAGCAGGGGGGCCCATTGCCTGCTCAGAGGAGCCCAGTGCCCCGCTGCCCGTGGCCATCGGCACTGCCGAGCCAGGGGCCAGTATGAAGACCACATTCACCATCGAGATCAAGGATGGCCGGGGCCAGGCCTCCACGGGCCGAGTGCTGCTGCCCACAGGCAACCAAAGGGCAG AACTCACGCTGGGGCTGCGGGCGCCTCCCACCATCTTCAGCAGCAGCGGGGGAAAGAGCACCATCACCCATATCAGCAGCCCTGGGACCCTGGCCCAGCTGGGCAGTGTCACCCATGTCACCAGCTTCAGTCATGTGCCCCCCAGTAGCCAGGGGGGCTGCAGTATTAAG GCCAGCTACAAAGACTCTGACACTGCCAGCCAGAGGCAGCAGTCCCTACCACTATTCCCATCGTCACCCCGCCATAGAGCCCCCGCCATCATgccgggggtgccggggcccgggtcTGAGCTGGCTGCAGCCCTCGAGGAGCGACTGGGCCTAGCGCTGGAGGAGCTGCGGGCAGTGGCGGAGGCAGGCCGGGCAGCAGTGACCCAGGCAGCTGAGGCAGCCGCCTCAGCCATGGAGCCAGTGGCCCGGGCAGCTGAAGAGCTGCGGGCAGAGGCCTCAACACTGAGCCGGCGGCTGGATGCCCTgggcaggcaggtggaggtgCTAAGCCTGCGGCTGGGGGTCCCACTTGTGCCTGACCTTGAGCCTGAGCTGGAGCCCAGTGAGCTGCTCCTAGCCACTGCCGACCCCGAGGCCCTCTTCCAGGCAGCCGAGGATGCTGGGACCCCCGTGGCCCACCCTCCTGCCTtcagcacccgccgccgctcctCTGTTGGCCCTGCCCGAAGCAGCAGTCTC ATGGAGCCGGAGCCGGCAGAGCCCCCTTCTGCAGCAGTGGAAGTAGCCAATGGTGCCGAGCAGACCCGGTTGGACAAAGCGCCAGAGAGGCGGAGCCCACTGAGTGCTGCAGAGCTGATGGCCGTCGAGGATGAGGGTGTGCTGGACAAGATG CTGGATCGGACTACAGACTTTGAGGAGCGGAAGCTTATCCGAGCTGCCCTCCGTGAGCTCCGACAAAGGAAGAGAG ACCAGAGGGACAAGGAACGGGAGCGGCGGCTGCAAGAGGCACGGACCCGGCCAGGGGAAGGCCGTAGCAACATGGCCACCGAGACCACCATGCAGCGCAGCCAGCGGGCAGCCGACGGCTCAGCTGTCAGCACTGTCACCAAGACTGAGCGGCTTGTCCACTCCA ATGATGGCACTCGGACAGCCCGCACCACCACAGTGGAGTCGAGTTTCGTGAGGCGCTCGGAGA ATGGTGGCGGCAGCACCATGGTGCAAACCAAGACTTTCTCCTCATCGTCATCCAAAAAGATGGGCAG TATCTTCGACCGCGAGGACGAGGTCAGCCCACGGCCTGGCAGCCTAGCGGCACTTGAAAAACGCCaggcagagaagaagaaagagttGATGAAGGCGCAGAGCTTGCCCAAGACGTCGGCTTCCCAGGCACGCAAGGCCATGATTGAGAAGCTGGAGAAGGAAGGCGCTGCGGG ccctggcgGACCCCGCACAGGCATACAGCGCTCCACCAGCTTCGGGGTCCCCAATGCCAACAGCATCAAGCAGATGTTGCTGGACTGGTGCCGAGCCAAGACTCGAGGCTACGAG CATGTGGACATCCAGAACTTCTCCTCGAGTTGGAGTGATGGCATGGCCTTCTGTGCCCTGGTGCACAACTTCTTCCCGGAGGCCTTCGACTATGGGCAGCTCAGCCCACAGAACCGGCGCCAGAACTTCGAGGTGGCCTTTTCATCTGCTGA GATGCTGGTGGACTGCGTGCCCCTGGTGGAGGTGGAGGACATGATGATCATGGGCAAGAAGCCCGACCCCAAGTGCGTCTTCACCTATGTGCAGTCGCTCTACAATCACCTGAGGCGCCACGAGCTGCGCCTGCGCGGCAAGAATGTCTAG
- the SMTN gene encoding smoothelin isoform X7 — protein sequence MADEALAGLDEGALRKLLEVTADLAERRRIRSAIRELQRQELEREEEALASKRFRAERQDNKENWLHSQQREAEQRAALARLAGQLESMSDVEELTALLRGAAEYEERKLIRAAIRRVRAQEIEAATLAGRLCSGRPNSGSREDSKGRAAHRLERCEVPEREEREQQGEVVEPTPTPERSSRDVTTVTLLVRAPPGGTSSPASPVSSPTTAPPEPPLEPAKAQCLAAEAAGSSEPPPSLPTAASPEPQEPPATPSTERQMANKLLPGPTEPPVAQGPTKGPSDTRRADLAGPRACQRSLSVLSPRQPTQNREPTPLASGPSPFQRAGSVRDRVLKFTSDSPMAAGLQDGPPRAALGPSTPARLLGPSHISTTPASSSRSSSSQGTRDASSRVSKEPRGTARPLAQLQNSPGEEGLGGRGLATRPLENGAGGPIACSEEPSAPLPVAIGTAEPGASMKTTFTIEIKDGRGQASTGRVLLPTGNQRAELTLGLRAPPTIFSSSGGKSTITHISSPGTLAQLGSVTHVTSFSHVPPSSQGGCSIKMEPEPAEPPSAAVEVANGAEQTRLDKAPERRSPLSAAELMAVEDEGVLDKMLDRTTDFEERKLIRAALRELRQRKRDQRDKERERRLQEARTRPGEGRSNMATETTMQRSQRAADGSAVSTVTKTERLVHSNDGTRTARTTTVESSFVRRSENGGGSTMVQTKTFSSSSSKKMGSIFDREDEVSPRPGSLAALEKRQAEKKKELMKAQSLPKTSASQARKAMIEKLEKEGAAGSPGGPRTGIQRSTSFGVPNANSIKQMLLDWCRAKTRGYEHVDIQNFSSSWSDGMAFCALVHNFFPEAFDYGQLSPQNRRQNFEVAFSSAEMLVDCVPLVEVEDMMIMGKKPDPKCVFTYVQSLYNHLRRHELRLRGKNV from the exons ATGGCAGACGAGGCCTTAGCCGGACTGGACGAGGGAGCCCTACGAAAGCTG TTAGAAGTCACAGCGGATCTGGCAGAGCGGCGGCGGATCCGCTCAGCCATCCGGGAATTGCAGCGACAGGAGCTGGAGCGCGAGGAGGAGGCCCTGGCATCCAAACGCTTCCGTGCCGAGCGTCAGGACAACAAGGAGAACTGGCTGCA CTCTCAGCAGCGGGAGGCTGAGCAGCGGGCTGCTCTGGCGCGGCTGGCAGGGCAGCTGGAGTCCATGAGTGATGTGGAAGAGCTGACCGCACTG CTGCGAGGTGCAGCTGAGTATGAGGAACGCAAGCTGATCCGAGCTGCCATCCGCCGTGTAAGGGCCCAGGAAATCGAGG cCGCCACCTTGGCTGGCAGGTTGTGCAGCGGACGTCCCAACAGTGGCTCAAGAGAAGACAGCAAGGGGCGGGCAGCGCACAGACTAGAACGGTGTGAG GTACCAGAACGAGAGGAACGGGAGCAGCAGGGAGAGGTCGTAGAACCAACCCCAACCCCTGAGCGCTCCAGCCGGGATGTCACCACAGTGACACTCCTGGTGCGGGCCCCACCTGGGGGCACAAGCAGCCCTGCCTCACCAGTCAGTTCACCCACCACTGCCCCTCCTGAGCCTCCACTGGAGCCTGCCAAGGCCCAGTGTCTGGCTGCTGAGGCTGCAGGCAGCTCCGAGCCACCCCCAAGCCTGCCCACAGCCGCCAGCCCTGAGCCCCAGGAGCCACCAGCAACCCCCAGCACTGAGAGGCAGATGGCCAACAAG CTCCTGCCTGGCCCCACAGAACCCCCCGTTGCCCAAGGTCCCACCAAAGGTCCCTCCGACACAAGGAGAGCAG ACTTGGCTGGACCCCGTGCCTGCCAACGCTCCCTGTCTGTGCTCAGTCCCCGCCAGCCAACTCAGAACCGAG AGCCCACCCCCCTTGCCAGCGGACCTTCCCCGTTCCAGCGGGCTGGTTCCGTTCGGGACCGCGTGCTCAAGTTCACATCTGATTCTCCTATGGCTGCTGGGCTCCAGGATGGCCCACCCCGGGCAGCCTTAGGTCCCTCGACCCCAGCAAGGCTCCTGGGCCCCTCCCACATCAGCACcacccctgcctcctcctccaggagCTCCTCCTCACAGGGCACCAGGGACGCCTCCTCCCGGGTCAGCAAGGAGCCGCGAGGAACAGCCCGGCCCCTGGCCCAGCTTCAGAACTCCCCCGGGGAGGAGGGCCTAGGGGGGCGGGGCTTGGCCACTAGGCCCCTTGAAAACGGAGCAGGGGGGCCCATTGCCTGCTCAGAGGAGCCCAGTGCCCCGCTGCCCGTGGCCATCGGCACTGCCGAGCCAGGGGCCAGTATGAAGACCACATTCACCATCGAGATCAAGGATGGCCGGGGCCAGGCCTCCACGGGCCGAGTGCTGCTGCCCACAGGCAACCAAAGGGCAG AACTCACGCTGGGGCTGCGGGCGCCTCCCACCATCTTCAGCAGCAGCGGGGGAAAGAGCACCATCACCCATATCAGCAGCCCTGGGACCCTGGCCCAGCTGGGCAGTGTCACCCATGTCACCAGCTTCAGTCATGTGCCCCCCAGTAGCCAGGGGGGCTGCAGTATTAAG ATGGAGCCGGAGCCGGCAGAGCCCCCTTCTGCAGCAGTGGAAGTAGCCAATGGTGCCGAGCAGACCCGGTTGGACAAAGCGCCAGAGAGGCGGAGCCCACTGAGTGCTGCAGAGCTGATGGCCGTCGAGGATGAGGGTGTGCTGGACAAGATG CTGGATCGGACTACAGACTTTGAGGAGCGGAAGCTTATCCGAGCTGCCCTCCGTGAGCTCCGACAAAGGAAGAGAG ACCAGAGGGACAAGGAACGGGAGCGGCGGCTGCAAGAGGCACGGACCCGGCCAGGGGAAGGCCGTAGCAACATGGCCACCGAGACCACCATGCAGCGCAGCCAGCGGGCAGCCGACGGCTCAGCTGTCAGCACTGTCACCAAGACTGAGCGGCTTGTCCACTCCA ATGATGGCACTCGGACAGCCCGCACCACCACAGTGGAGTCGAGTTTCGTGAGGCGCTCGGAGA ATGGTGGCGGCAGCACCATGGTGCAAACCAAGACTTTCTCCTCATCGTCATCCAAAAAGATGGGCAG TATCTTCGACCGCGAGGACGAGGTCAGCCCACGGCCTGGCAGCCTAGCGGCACTTGAAAAACGCCaggcagagaagaagaaagagttGATGAAGGCGCAGAGCTTGCCCAAGACGTCGGCTTCCCAGGCACGCAAGGCCATGATTGAGAAGCTGGAGAAGGAAGGCGCTGCGGG cagccctggcgGACCCCGCACAGGCATACAGCGCTCCACCAGCTTCGGGGTCCCCAATGCCAACAGCATCAAGCAGATGTTGCTGGACTGGTGCCGAGCCAAGACTCGAGGCTACGAG CATGTGGACATCCAGAACTTCTCCTCGAGTTGGAGTGATGGCATGGCCTTCTGTGCCCTGGTGCACAACTTCTTCCCGGAGGCCTTCGACTATGGGCAGCTCAGCCCACAGAACCGGCGCCAGAACTTCGAGGTGGCCTTTTCATCTGCTGA GATGCTGGTGGACTGCGTGCCCCTGGTGGAGGTGGAGGACATGATGATCATGGGCAAGAAGCCCGACCCCAAGTGCGTCTTCACCTATGTGCAGTCGCTCTACAATCACCTGAGGCGCCACGAGCTGCGCCTGCGCGGCAAGAATGTCTAG
- the SMTN gene encoding smoothelin isoform X9, which yields MADEALAGLDEGALRKLLEVTADLAERRRIRSAIRELQRQELEREEEALASKRFRAERQDNKENWLHSQQREAEQRAALARLAGQLESMSDVEELTALLRGAAEYEERKLIRAAIRRVRAQEIEAATLAGRLCSGRPNSGSREDSKGRAAHRLERCEVPEREEREQQGEVVEPTPTPERSSRDVTTVTLLVRAPPGGTSSPASPVSSPTTAPPEPPLEPAKAQCLAAEAAGSSEPPPSLPTAASPEPQEPPATPSTERQMANKLLPGPTEPPVAQGPTKGPSDTRRADLAGPRACQRSLSVLSPRQPTQNREPTPLASGPSPFQRAGSVRDRVLKFTSDSPMAAGLQDGPPRAALGPSTPARLLGPSHISTTPASSSRSSSSQGTRDASSRVSKEPRGTARPLAQLQNSPGEEGLGGRGLATRPLENGAGGPIACSEEPSAPLPVAIGTAEPGASMKTTFTIEIKDGRGQASTGRVLLPTGNQRAELTLGLRAPPTIFSSSGGKSTITHISSPGTLAQLGSVTHVTSFSHVPPSSQGGCSIKMEPEPAEPPSAAVEVANGAEQTRLDKAPERRSPLSAAELMAVEDEGVLDKMLDRTTDFEERKLIRAALRELRQRKRDGGGSTMVQTKTFSSSSSKKMGSIFDREDEVSPRPGSLAALEKRQAEKKKELMKAQSLPKTSASQARKAMIEKLEKEGAAGSPGGPRTGIQRSTSFGVPNANSIKQMLLDWCRAKTRGYEHVDIQNFSSSWSDGMAFCALVHNFFPEAFDYGQLSPQNRRQNFEVAFSSAETHADCPQLLDTEDMVRLREPDWKCVYTYIQEFYRCLVQKGLVKTKKS from the exons ATGGCAGACGAGGCCTTAGCCGGACTGGACGAGGGAGCCCTACGAAAGCTG TTAGAAGTCACAGCGGATCTGGCAGAGCGGCGGCGGATCCGCTCAGCCATCCGGGAATTGCAGCGACAGGAGCTGGAGCGCGAGGAGGAGGCCCTGGCATCCAAACGCTTCCGTGCCGAGCGTCAGGACAACAAGGAGAACTGGCTGCA CTCTCAGCAGCGGGAGGCTGAGCAGCGGGCTGCTCTGGCGCGGCTGGCAGGGCAGCTGGAGTCCATGAGTGATGTGGAAGAGCTGACCGCACTG CTGCGAGGTGCAGCTGAGTATGAGGAACGCAAGCTGATCCGAGCTGCCATCCGCCGTGTAAGGGCCCAGGAAATCGAGG cCGCCACCTTGGCTGGCAGGTTGTGCAGCGGACGTCCCAACAGTGGCTCAAGAGAAGACAGCAAGGGGCGGGCAGCGCACAGACTAGAACGGTGTGAG GTACCAGAACGAGAGGAACGGGAGCAGCAGGGAGAGGTCGTAGAACCAACCCCAACCCCTGAGCGCTCCAGCCGGGATGTCACCACAGTGACACTCCTGGTGCGGGCCCCACCTGGGGGCACAAGCAGCCCTGCCTCACCAGTCAGTTCACCCACCACTGCCCCTCCTGAGCCTCCACTGGAGCCTGCCAAGGCCCAGTGTCTGGCTGCTGAGGCTGCAGGCAGCTCCGAGCCACCCCCAAGCCTGCCCACAGCCGCCAGCCCTGAGCCCCAGGAGCCACCAGCAACCCCCAGCACTGAGAGGCAGATGGCCAACAAG CTCCTGCCTGGCCCCACAGAACCCCCCGTTGCCCAAGGTCCCACCAAAGGTCCCTCCGACACAAGGAGAGCAG ACTTGGCTGGACCCCGTGCCTGCCAACGCTCCCTGTCTGTGCTCAGTCCCCGCCAGCCAACTCAGAACCGAG AGCCCACCCCCCTTGCCAGCGGACCTTCCCCGTTCCAGCGGGCTGGTTCCGTTCGGGACCGCGTGCTCAAGTTCACATCTGATTCTCCTATGGCTGCTGGGCTCCAGGATGGCCCACCCCGGGCAGCCTTAGGTCCCTCGACCCCAGCAAGGCTCCTGGGCCCCTCCCACATCAGCACcacccctgcctcctcctccaggagCTCCTCCTCACAGGGCACCAGGGACGCCTCCTCCCGGGTCAGCAAGGAGCCGCGAGGAACAGCCCGGCCCCTGGCCCAGCTTCAGAACTCCCCCGGGGAGGAGGGCCTAGGGGGGCGGGGCTTGGCCACTAGGCCCCTTGAAAACGGAGCAGGGGGGCCCATTGCCTGCTCAGAGGAGCCCAGTGCCCCGCTGCCCGTGGCCATCGGCACTGCCGAGCCAGGGGCCAGTATGAAGACCACATTCACCATCGAGATCAAGGATGGCCGGGGCCAGGCCTCCACGGGCCGAGTGCTGCTGCCCACAGGCAACCAAAGGGCAG AACTCACGCTGGGGCTGCGGGCGCCTCCCACCATCTTCAGCAGCAGCGGGGGAAAGAGCACCATCACCCATATCAGCAGCCCTGGGACCCTGGCCCAGCTGGGCAGTGTCACCCATGTCACCAGCTTCAGTCATGTGCCCCCCAGTAGCCAGGGGGGCTGCAGTATTAAG ATGGAGCCGGAGCCGGCAGAGCCCCCTTCTGCAGCAGTGGAAGTAGCCAATGGTGCCGAGCAGACCCGGTTGGACAAAGCGCCAGAGAGGCGGAGCCCACTGAGTGCTGCAGAGCTGATGGCCGTCGAGGATGAGGGTGTGCTGGACAAGATG CTGGATCGGACTACAGACTTTGAGGAGCGGAAGCTTATCCGAGCTGCCCTCCGTGAGCTCCGACAAAGGAAGAGAG ATGGTGGCGGCAGCACCATGGTGCAAACCAAGACTTTCTCCTCATCGTCATCCAAAAAGATGGGCAG TATCTTCGACCGCGAGGACGAGGTCAGCCCACGGCCTGGCAGCCTAGCGGCACTTGAAAAACGCCaggcagagaagaagaaagagttGATGAAGGCGCAGAGCTTGCCCAAGACGTCGGCTTCCCAGGCACGCAAGGCCATGATTGAGAAGCTGGAGAAGGAAGGCGCTGCGGG cagccctggcgGACCCCGCACAGGCATACAGCGCTCCACCAGCTTCGGGGTCCCCAATGCCAACAGCATCAAGCAGATGTTGCTGGACTGGTGCCGAGCCAAGACTCGAGGCTACGAG CATGTGGACATCCAGAACTTCTCCTCGAGTTGGAGTGATGGCATGGCCTTCTGTGCCCTGGTGCACAACTTCTTCCCGGAGGCCTTCGACTATGGGCAGCTCAGCCCACAGAACCGGCGCCAGAACTTCGAGGTGGCCTTTTCATCTGCTGA GACCCATGCGGACTGCCCGCAGCTCCTGGACACAGAGGACATGGTGCGGCTTCGAGAGCCTGACTGGAAGTGCGTGTACACGTACATCCAGGAGTTCTACCGCTGTCTGGTCCAGAAGGGGCTGGTAAAAACCAAAAAGTCCTAA